ACTTCGTGCATTTGGGCCAGAAATTATTTCGTGTCCAACGTGTTCACGCTGTGAAGTGAATCTTATTGATATTGTGAACAGATGCCGAAAGGAAATAGAGAAGTTAGATATGAAGAGACCGTTGCGCATTGCGCTTATGGGCTGTGTTGTTAATGGACCAGGAGAAGGACGCGAAGCTGATGGAGGCCGTGTCCAATGCGGGCAAGGGAGAGCGGCTCTTCCTCGGCCAGGCGGAGGAGAAGGTCTACAAGTCCGTCACCGCAGCCGCGATGGCGAACGGGCACGGGGTGGTGGCGTTCTCCAATCTCGACATCAATCTGGCCAAGCAGATGAACATACTGCTCATGGAATTCGGCATGAAGCCCGAGAACATCATCATTGACCCGCTTATGGCTGCCTTGGGCATGGGGCTCGAGTACTCATATTCGGTGATAGAGCGGCTGAGGCAGGCCGCTCTCCTAGGCGATGCCGTGCTCCAGATGCCGATACTGTGCGACTGCTCGTGCGCGTGGACCGTCCCCGACGCGATGGAGGAGAATCCGGAGAAGGGCAACACCGAGCTCCGCGGAATCAACTGGGAGACGATGACCGCGTACTCCGCTCTCGTCGCGGGGGCCGACATCGTGGTCATGAGACACCCACAATCGGTCAAGAGACTCCGCGAGGCGGCCGCGGACATTTCTGGAGGTGCGTAGCCATGCCGACGGCCATGGAGATCTACAAGCTCCTCCCGAAGAAGAACTGCGGGGAGTGCAAGTTCCCCACATGTCTCGCATTCG
The genomic region above belongs to Candidatus Thermoplasmatota archaeon and contains:
- a CDS encoding flavodoxin-dependent (E)-4-hydroxy-3-methylbut-2-enyl-diphosphate synthase, with translation LRAFGPEIISCPTCSRCEVNLIDIVNRCRKEIEKLDMKRPLRIALMGCVVNGPGEGREADGGRVQCGQGRAALPRPGGGEGLQVRHRSRDGERARGGGVLQSRHQSGQADEHTAHGIRHEAREHHH